A single Bacillus sp. HMF5848 DNA region contains:
- a CDS encoding alpha/beta-type small acid-soluble spore protein — protein MGSNKLLVPQADAALDQMKHEIAQEFGVTLGPDTTARANGSVGGEMTKRLVQMAEKQLSGYQQQ, from the coding sequence ATGGGTTCAAATAAATTACTTGTTCCTCAAGCAGATGCAGCACTTGATCAGATGAAGCATGAAATTGCTCAAGAATTTGGAGTCACGCTTGGACCTGATACGACTGCTCGTGCCAATGGATCAGTAGGCGGAGAGATGACAAAACGTTTAGTCCAAATGGCTGAAAAGCAGCTGAGCGGTTATCAGCAGCAATAG
- a CDS encoding alpha/beta-type small acid-soluble spore protein, which produces MAQQNASNNTNQLLVAGAAQAIDQMKYEIASEFGVNLGPDTTARANGSVGGEITKRLVSMAQQQISGYQGQ; this is translated from the coding sequence ATGGCACAACAAAACGCTTCAAACAACACTAACCAATTACTAGTAGCAGGAGCTGCTCAAGCTATCGATCAAATGAAATATGAAATCGCTTCTGAATTCGGTGTTAACTTAGGTCCAGATACAACTGCACGCGCTAACGGTTCTGTAGGTGGAGAAATCACTAAGCGCTTAGTATCTATGGCTCAACAACAAATCTCTGGTTACCAAGGTCAATAA